The following proteins come from a genomic window of Longimicrobium sp.:
- a CDS encoding type II TA system antitoxin MqsA family protein yields MTSASDSEAAMSTGPSHDCADHLHAVERVRDFPIHGTTVSVREELYRCAVCGEEEYSFEQAVAAERRATELYREQNGFLQPDEIAALRRRWGLTQAGLEDALGVGRKTVARWEAGRVLQSRALDNLLRAIDRFPAVLTFLSERQGVAVQPNAEWAGQGARTNPALAIPKTLRARLEREAEHEGVPVDVYAASVLAEGLERRSANRQIEWMSRKLDGVLESAFRAAGN; encoded by the coding sequence ATGACGTCCGCGTCTGACAGCGAGGCAGCCATGAGCACGGGTCCATCTCACGATTGCGCCGACCACCTCCACGCCGTGGAACGCGTTCGCGACTTTCCCATCCACGGCACCACGGTGTCCGTTCGCGAGGAGCTGTATCGCTGCGCTGTCTGTGGCGAAGAGGAATACAGCTTCGAGCAGGCGGTCGCGGCCGAGCGGCGCGCGACCGAGCTGTACCGCGAGCAGAACGGCTTCCTTCAGCCGGACGAGATCGCGGCGCTTCGCCGGCGATGGGGACTCACGCAGGCGGGGCTGGAGGACGCGCTGGGCGTCGGGCGCAAGACGGTGGCGCGGTGGGAGGCGGGGCGCGTGCTTCAGAGCCGCGCCCTCGACAACCTGCTCCGCGCCATCGACCGCTTCCCCGCGGTGCTCACCTTTCTGTCGGAGCGGCAGGGCGTTGCGGTCCAGCCGAACGCGGAGTGGGCGGGGCAGGGCGCACGCACCAACCCCGCGCTTGCCATTCCGAAGACCCTCAGGGCGCGGCTGGAGCGGGAAGCGGAGCACGAAGGCGTTCCCGTGGACGTCTATGCCGCCTCCGTGCTGGCCGAGGGGCTGGAGCGGCGCTCGGCGAACCGCCAGATCGAGTGGATGAGCCGCAAGCTGGACGGGGTTCTGGAATCCGCTTTCCGGGCCGCTGGCAACTAG
- a CDS encoding type II toxin-antitoxin system MqsR family toxin encodes MGGVPKLEQPTRELVATWLRAAIMTRGNRRKVGGPHHPLEQVHTLARLSSIRITRKARDEAAALLPASVGSPAIAVRQTILALRAEHWKFAEENESGWVDVYRIFKHNRLIWAKLKVEMRTARELVIIFSFHEYDDDVRV; translated from the coding sequence TTGGGCGGCGTTCCCAAGCTGGAGCAGCCCACCCGAGAACTCGTAGCCACCTGGCTACGCGCCGCCATCATGACGAGAGGCAATCGCCGAAAGGTTGGAGGGCCACATCATCCGCTCGAGCAGGTGCACACGCTCGCGCGCCTCTCCTCCATCCGCATCACGCGCAAGGCGCGGGATGAAGCCGCCGCGCTGCTTCCGGCTTCCGTCGGCAGCCCGGCAATCGCGGTGCGGCAGACGATCCTTGCGCTGCGCGCGGAGCACTGGAAGTTCGCGGAAGAGAACGAATCGGGATGGGTGGACGTCTACCGGATCTTCAAGCACAATCGGCTGATCTGGGCGAAGCTCAAAGTCGAGATGCGCACCGCGAGGGAACTGGTGATCATCTTCTCCTTCCACGAGTACGACGATGACGTCCGCGTCTGA
- a CDS encoding LLM class flavin-dependent oxidoreductase produces MAVPLSVLDLAPVASGSTASEALRNTVDLAQLAERLGFARCWYAEHHGMPSIASSVPEIVIAHVAAATSRIRLGSGGIMLPNHAPLRIAEAFHTLHALHPGRIDLGIGRAPGTDPVTSSALRPFDAEQFPQQLEEMFALSRGEYGEGHPFRGVRVVPGDVPLPPVWLLGSSGASARLAGSLGLGYSFARHFSPSPPAPAFQAYRESFQPSDAFPAPHAIVAVSAVCAQTRDEAEFLASSMQLAWVRLQRREFGPIPTPEEATAYPYTPRERAVAEGYRALTFVGTPADVRERIDAVVEETGADEVMVITTVHSHAARRRSYELLAREYGIG; encoded by the coding sequence ATGGCGGTTCCCCTTTCGGTGCTGGACCTGGCGCCCGTCGCCTCGGGATCGACGGCGAGCGAGGCGCTGAGGAACACGGTAGACCTGGCGCAGCTCGCGGAACGGCTGGGCTTCGCCCGGTGCTGGTACGCCGAGCACCACGGCATGCCCAGCATCGCCAGCTCGGTTCCGGAAATCGTCATCGCGCACGTGGCCGCGGCCACCTCGCGCATCCGCCTGGGATCGGGCGGCATCATGCTCCCCAACCACGCGCCCCTGCGCATCGCCGAGGCCTTCCACACGCTCCATGCGCTGCATCCCGGGCGCATCGACCTGGGGATCGGGCGGGCGCCGGGAACGGACCCGGTGACGTCAAGCGCGCTGCGGCCGTTCGATGCCGAGCAGTTTCCGCAGCAGCTGGAGGAGATGTTCGCGCTGTCCCGGGGCGAGTACGGCGAGGGGCACCCCTTCCGCGGCGTGCGCGTGGTGCCCGGCGACGTGCCGCTGCCGCCGGTGTGGCTGCTGGGCTCCAGCGGCGCGAGCGCCCGGCTGGCGGGCTCGCTGGGGCTGGGCTACTCGTTCGCGCGGCACTTCAGCCCCAGCCCGCCCGCGCCCGCGTTCCAGGCCTACCGCGAGAGCTTTCAGCCGTCTGACGCCTTCCCCGCGCCCCACGCCATCGTGGCGGTGTCCGCCGTCTGCGCCCAAACGCGCGACGAGGCGGAGTTTCTCGCGTCGTCCATGCAGCTGGCGTGGGTGCGGCTGCAGCGGCGCGAGTTCGGACCCATCCCCACGCCCGAAGAAGCCACGGCGTATCCCTACACGCCGCGCGAGCGCGCCGTCGCCGAGGGCTACCGCGCGCTGACCTTCGTGGGCACGCCGGCGGACGTACGGGAGCGCATCGATGCCGTCGTCGAGGAAACGGGCGCGGACGAGGTGATGGTGATCACCACCGTCCACAGCCACGCGGCCCGCCGGCGCTCGTACGAACTCCTGGCGCGCGAGTACGGGATCGGCTGA